A single Cellulomonas sp. SLBN-39 DNA region contains:
- the hisN gene encoding histidinol-phosphatase: MALHTGYDDDLRLALVIADQVDALTMSRFRALDLRVDTKPDLSPVTDADRAAEDFIRGQLARARSRDAVHGEEGDDTGHGRRRWVIDPIDGTKNFVRGVPVWATLIALMDGPDVVLGVVSAPALGRRWWAAQGSGAWTGRSLSAATRLHVSSVARLEDASLSYSSLSGWDERGRLDAFVGLTRRVWRTRAYGDFWSYMLLAEGAVDIATEPELELYDMAALVPVVVEAGGRFTSLDGTPGPHGGDALVTNGLLHDEVQALVGRR; this comes from the coding sequence ATGGCCCTGCACACCGGGTACGACGACGACCTGCGGCTGGCGCTCGTGATCGCCGACCAGGTCGACGCCCTGACCATGTCGCGCTTCCGCGCGCTGGACCTGCGCGTGGACACCAAGCCCGACCTGAGCCCCGTCACGGACGCCGACCGGGCCGCCGAGGACTTCATCCGCGGCCAGCTCGCCCGGGCGCGGTCGCGCGACGCCGTGCACGGCGAGGAGGGCGACGACACCGGGCACGGACGTCGCCGCTGGGTGATCGACCCGATCGACGGCACCAAGAACTTCGTGCGGGGCGTGCCCGTGTGGGCCACGCTCATCGCCCTGATGGACGGCCCCGACGTCGTGCTCGGCGTGGTCAGCGCCCCCGCGCTGGGCAGGCGCTGGTGGGCGGCGCAGGGCTCCGGCGCCTGGACCGGACGTTCGCTGTCCGCGGCGACGCGGCTGCACGTGTCGTCCGTCGCCCGCCTGGAGGACGCGTCGCTGTCGTACTCGAGCCTGTCCGGCTGGGACGAGCGTGGGCGCCTCGACGCGTTCGTCGGCCTGACCCGGCGCGTGTGGCGCACCCGGGCGTACGGGGACTTCTGGTCGTACATGCTGCTCGCCGAGGGCGCCGTCGACATCGCCACCGAGCCCGAGCTCGAGCTCTACGACATGGCCGCGCTCGTGCCGGTCGTGGTGGAGGCCGGCGGGCGGTTCACGTCCCTGGACGGCACACCCGGCCCGCACGGCGGCGACGCGCTCGTCACCAACGGCCTCCTGCACGACGAGGTGCAGGCGCTCGTCGGGCGCCGCTGA